The Parabacteroides sp. AD58 genome includes a window with the following:
- the mgtE gene encoding magnesium transporter, with the protein MTELTKEYIDNLKKIIEEKDDVKAKELLKDLYPADIAEIYQKLDLQEAIYLYMLMDGEQAADVLMELDEEDRHKLLKELPNELIAKRFVDNMETDDAVDLMRELDEDRQEEILSHIEDVEQAGDIVDLLKYDEDTAGGLMGTEMIVVNENWSMPKCIDEMRKQAEEVDEIHYVYVVDDDDRLRGVLPLKKLITNPSVSKIKHVMKKDPIAVHDSDSIEEVTQTIEKYDLVAVPVIDSIGRLVGRITIDDVMDEVREQHERDYQLASGISQDVETSDNVFTQTAARLPWLLIGMIGGLSNSIILGGFENSFATNPKTALFIPLIGGTGGNVGIQSSAIVVQGLANNTLKEGNIFTQILKESIVSVINASIISLIVFVYNFFMLGDRAITASVSLSLFTVVIFASIFGTFVPLLLDKLKIDPALATGPFITISNDIIGMLIYMFMVSALT; encoded by the coding sequence ATGACAGAACTGACGAAAGAATACATAGACAATCTGAAGAAAATCATTGAAGAAAAAGATGATGTCAAGGCAAAGGAACTGCTGAAAGACCTGTATCCGGCGGACATAGCCGAAATTTATCAGAAACTCGACCTGCAGGAAGCTATTTACCTGTATATGCTGATGGACGGTGAACAGGCGGCAGACGTCTTGATGGAACTGGATGAAGAAGATCGTCACAAACTGTTAAAAGAACTTCCGAATGAGTTGATCGCCAAGCGTTTCGTAGATAACATGGAGACGGACGATGCGGTTGACCTGATGCGTGAGCTGGATGAAGACAGACAGGAAGAAATCCTTTCGCATATCGAAGACGTTGAACAGGCGGGTGATATCGTCGATCTGTTGAAGTACGATGAAGATACGGCCGGTGGTCTGATGGGTACGGAAATGATTGTGGTGAACGAGAACTGGAGTATGCCCAAATGTATTGACGAGATGCGTAAGCAGGCGGAAGAGGTGGATGAAATCCATTATGTCTATGTGGTGGATGACGACGATCGCCTGCGTGGTGTGCTGCCGCTGAAAAAGCTGATAACCAATCCGTCGGTTTCCAAGATCAAACACGTGATGAAGAAAGACCCGATTGCCGTGCACGACAGTGACAGTATCGAGGAAGTGACGCAGACGATTGAGAAATATGACCTGGTGGCTGTTCCTGTTATCGACAGTATCGGGCGTCTGGTCGGACGAATCACGATCGATGACGTCATGGATGAGGTACGTGAACAGCACGAACGTGACTATCAGTTGGCTTCCGGTATCTCTCAAGATGTAGAGACGTCGGATAATGTGTTTACCCAAACGGCTGCGCGCCTGCCCTGGCTGCTGATCGGAATGATCGGCGGACTGAGTAATTCCATCATCTTAGGCGGATTTGAGAACAGCTTTGCGACGAATCCGAAGACGGCGCTTTTCATTCCGCTGATTGGCGGAACGGGCGGAAACGTCGGGATTCAGTCTTCTGCCATTGTGGTGCAGGGCCTGGCCAACAATACATTGAAGGAAGGCAATATCTTTACCCAAATCCTGAAGGAAAGTATCGTTTCGGTTATCAATGCCAGTATTATCAGTCTGATTGTTTTCGTTTATAACTTCTTTATGCTGGGCGACCGTGCGATTACGGCTTCCGTTTCGCTGAGCTTGTTTACGGTTGTGATTTTCGCCAGTATCTTTGGTACATTCGTGCCGTTGCTCCTCGATAAGTTGAAAATAGATCCGGCCTTGGCGACCGGACCTTTCATTACGATTTCGAATGATATTATCGGCATGCTGATCTATATGTTCATGGTTTCAGCATTGACATAA
- a CDS encoding right-handed parallel beta-helix repeat-containing protein, whose translation MKKQATFLGLLACCLLQFASCTGGPAGKTVYNLSDYGIRPDTRENMSPLIEKALQTIRKEHPEGKELTIVLPAGRYDFYPDQAASRTYFVSNHDQPNPKAVGLALEDMDGVTFDGQNAELVFHGRMLPLSLLRSKDCTLKNFSIDFEQPHITQASVIANDPQAGQITLELAPWVQYEISGDSLFVKGEGWRHCPPICIAFEPETRRLVYNSSDVRMVLSKVKDLGNRRILAEGWKNPQLVPGTVLAMRTWYRPAPGIFLSHNTNTTLKNIQVHYAEGMGVLAQVCNNIQLDSFSVCLKGKDDPRYFTTQADATHFSNCKGLIRSENGLYENMMDDAINVHGVYLKVRQRLDDKTVLASFEHAQAYGFDWGFAGDTVQFIRSKTMELLDGTNQIASIRPEDQDSVCGAKVFRIAFAQALPAEVTPEASIGIENLTWTPEVIFAHNTIRHNRARGSLFSTPKKTVVEENLFDYTSGTAILLCGDCNGWYETGACRDILIRHNRFINALTNMFQFTNAVISIYPEIPDLEHQQKYFHSGIVIEDNEFDTFDTPILYAKSVDGLVFRHNTIHQNQAYPPFHWNKHRIMLERVTNATIEDNQFEGGFDPANDVLQQ comes from the coding sequence ATGAAGAAACAAGCAACTTTTCTCGGACTGTTAGCCTGCTGTCTGCTGCAGTTCGCCTCCTGCACAGGCGGACCGGCCGGCAAAACCGTGTATAACCTGTCTGATTATGGCATCCGTCCGGACACACGTGAAAACATGTCTCCGCTGATCGAGAAAGCACTCCAGACCATCCGGAAGGAACACCCGGAAGGGAAAGAACTGACCATTGTCCTGCCGGCCGGGCGCTATGATTTTTATCCCGACCAGGCCGCCTCGCGCACCTATTTTGTCTCCAACCACGATCAGCCCAATCCCAAAGCTGTCGGATTGGCCCTGGAAGATATGGACGGAGTGACCTTCGACGGACAAAACGCGGAACTGGTGTTCCACGGGCGCATGCTGCCACTTTCTTTACTTCGCAGCAAGGACTGCACCCTGAAAAATTTCTCCATCGACTTTGAGCAGCCTCATATCACACAGGCATCCGTCATTGCCAACGATCCGCAGGCCGGACAGATCACACTGGAACTGGCGCCGTGGGTACAGTATGAAATCTCGGGAGACTCGTTGTTCGTCAAAGGAGAAGGATGGCGGCACTGTCCTCCTATCTGCATCGCTTTCGAGCCGGAAACCCGTCGTCTGGTCTACAACAGCAGCGATGTGCGGATGGTCTTGTCCAAGGTAAAAGATCTGGGCAACCGCAGAATACTGGCCGAAGGCTGGAAGAACCCGCAGCTGGTTCCCGGCACGGTACTGGCCATGCGAACCTGGTATCGTCCGGCGCCCGGTATTTTCCTGTCGCATAACACCAATACAACCCTGAAAAACATCCAGGTACATTATGCAGAAGGCATGGGCGTATTAGCACAGGTTTGCAATAACATCCAGCTCGACAGCTTCTCGGTCTGCCTGAAAGGGAAAGATGATCCGCGGTATTTCACCACCCAGGCCGACGCCACCCATTTCTCCAACTGCAAAGGACTGATCCGTTCGGAGAACGGACTGTATGAGAATATGATGGACGACGCGATCAATGTACATGGTGTCTATCTGAAAGTCCGGCAGCGTCTGGACGACAAAACCGTTCTGGCTTCGTTTGAACATGCGCAGGCCTATGGCTTTGACTGGGGATTTGCGGGAGACACCGTCCAGTTTATCCGCTCCAAGACCATGGAACTGCTCGACGGAACCAACCAGATCGCTTCCATCCGGCCGGAAGATCAGGATTCTGTATGCGGTGCCAAGGTTTTCCGCATCGCATTCGCACAGGCATTGCCCGCAGAAGTCACACCGGAAGCCTCCATCGGAATAGAAAACCTGACCTGGACGCCGGAGGTGATCTTTGCCCACAACACTATCCGGCACAACCGGGCACGGGGAAGTCTGTTCAGTACGCCCAAGAAAACGGTGGTGGAAGAAAATCTGTTTGACTATACTTCAGGCACAGCCATCCTGCTTTGCGGAGACTGCAATGGCTGGTATGAAACCGGAGCCTGCCGGGATATTCTGATCAGACACAACCGGTTCATCAATGCCCTGACCAATATGTTCCAGTTCACGAATGCCGTCATCTCCATTTATCCGGAAATACCGGATCTGGAACACCAGCAAAAGTATTTCCACAGCGGCATTGTAATCGAAGATAATGAGTTTGACACGTTTGATACACCGATCCTTTATGCCAAGTCAGTCGACGGACTGGTGTTCCGACACAATACCATTCACCAGAACCAGGCTTATCCGCCTTTCCACTGGAACAAACACCGGATTATGCTGGAACGGGTCACGAATGCCACCATCGAAGACAACCAGTTTGAAGGCGGATTCGACCCGGCCAATGACGTGTTGCAGCAATAA
- a CDS encoding DUF3108 domain-containing protein, with amino-acid sequence MMILLCCLLGCASLAAQEIPVSRFQPGETVNYQLYFKWGLIMAKAGEATLSVDKASFQNQPAWHYSLLFKTNGLFERVYRMRDTLACFYSYDKGRLQYSSKHSDDGDYYSIDELTFSYVKDQVHVHSKRYTPTRVKIDTLLTAEGNVHDMLSATMYLRSLDWNRLTIGHECPFLIAVGRDMVRAAFRYEGQQVIERDGVKYRTRHFYVDVYDEAFTQSKAAGEVWIGDDENHIPVKIRAKLKIGAAEVYYKSSQNLKFPFSCGISATK; translated from the coding sequence ATGATGATCTTGCTGTGCTGCCTGCTCGGTTGTGCTTCGCTGGCAGCCCAGGAAATTCCCGTCTCGCGGTTCCAGCCGGGTGAGACGGTGAATTATCAGCTTTATTTCAAATGGGGACTGATTATGGCGAAAGCCGGAGAAGCGACGCTGTCGGTCGACAAAGCTTCGTTCCAGAACCAGCCGGCCTGGCATTATTCCCTTCTGTTCAAGACCAACGGCCTGTTTGAGCGTGTCTACCGGATGCGCGATACCCTTGCCTGCTTTTATTCGTATGACAAAGGGCGGCTGCAATACAGCAGCAAGCATTCAGATGACGGTGATTATTATTCGATCGACGAACTGACATTCTCGTATGTGAAAGATCAGGTGCATGTTCATTCCAAGCGCTACACACCGACACGCGTCAAGATTGATACGCTGCTGACGGCGGAAGGGAATGTACATGACATGCTTTCGGCCACAATGTATCTGCGGTCATTAGACTGGAACCGGCTGACGATAGGCCATGAGTGTCCTTTCCTGATTGCCGTCGGCCGTGACATGGTGCGTGCCGCCTTCCGGTATGAAGGACAGCAGGTGATTGAACGGGACGGTGTGAAATACCGGACCCGTCATTTCTATGTAGATGTGTATGATGAAGCCTTCACCCAAAGCAAAGCAGCCGGAGAAGTCTGGATAGGCGATGATGAGAATCACATTCCCGTGAAAATCCGGGCGAAGCTGAAAATCGGTGCGGCAGAAGTCTATTACAAGTCTTCCCAAAACCTGAAATTTCCGTTTTCATGCGGAATCTCAGCCACGAAATAA
- a CDS encoding Ig-like domain-containing protein encodes MRIRKSFYQRLLGWTGVCMLLVLCACANMATPNGGPYDEDPPKFIGSTPLPNSTNYKGKKVELLFDELIQIDNPSENVIITPPQRELPIIQSAGRKIQVELLDTLKENMTYTIDFTNSIADNNEKNVLENFSFAFSTGDVIDSLEISGYVLNAENLEPMPGISIGLHSNLADSAFQKLPFDRTSRTNDRGRFTVRNIKPGTYRVYALNDVNRDYKFDQPGEDIAFLDSVVVPTFEPATRMDTTWVDSLTIDTIKQVAFTRFLPDNIELRLFKEKFERQYMTRPERPDEHRFILHFNVPVDTVPAPVPLNFEPEQADWYLEQPTDGGKNITFWLTDSTVWKRDTLQMEITYPKSDSLGILQPQTDTIQTVLRRRGEQKRKKKKNGEPEIVFLNMTIDAPGDMDLFDTVSVAFDEPPIELKKEFFHLEQEIDSVWTTVDFDFYQDSINSLGYYIQRKWKYGESYQISVDSAAIYSLYGKWNDKFQAKFKIKPEDSYGHLYINIIGNDTVPAYVELLNSKDEPIRKATVKNGGVLFMDLKPDKYYARLVMDANGNGIWDTGNYAEKRQPEEVFYCPKVYTIMQNFQVEETWNIRETPWLKQKPLDITKNKPKETTKKKRDYREEGRNKQSSSSNGLGGFSF; translated from the coding sequence ATGAGAATAAGAAAGAGTTTCTATCAACGGCTTCTCGGATGGACAGGCGTTTGCATGCTGCTTGTCTTATGTGCCTGTGCCAACATGGCGACACCCAACGGAGGACCTTATGACGAAGATCCGCCCAAGTTTATCGGCAGTACGCCTCTTCCCAATTCCACGAATTACAAAGGCAAGAAAGTGGAACTGCTGTTCGACGAGTTAATCCAGATCGACAACCCGTCGGAGAACGTGATCATCACTCCGCCGCAACGGGAACTGCCCATCATCCAAAGTGCCGGGCGGAAAATCCAGGTGGAACTGCTGGATACGCTGAAGGAGAACATGACATATACCATCGACTTCACCAATTCGATTGCCGACAACAACGAGAAGAATGTGCTGGAGAATTTCTCGTTCGCCTTCTCGACGGGCGATGTGATCGACTCACTGGAGATTTCGGGATATGTCCTCAACGCCGAGAACCTGGAACCGATGCCGGGCATCTCGATCGGCCTGCACAGCAACCTGGCGGATTCGGCCTTTCAGAAACTGCCTTTCGACCGGACTTCGCGCACCAATGACCGGGGACGTTTTACGGTGCGCAACATCAAGCCGGGCACCTACCGCGTTTATGCCCTGAATGACGTGAACCGCGATTATAAGTTCGACCAGCCGGGCGAGGATATCGCCTTCCTGGATTCGGTTGTCGTACCGACCTTCGAACCGGCAACGCGGATGGATACGACCTGGGTCGATTCATTGACGATCGATACAATCAAGCAGGTGGCGTTCACCCGTTTCCTGCCTGACAACATCGAACTGCGGCTCTTTAAGGAGAAATTCGAGCGCCAGTATATGACTCGTCCGGAGCGGCCGGATGAACACCGGTTTATCCTGCATTTCAATGTTCCGGTTGATACGGTTCCGGCACCTGTTCCCCTGAACTTCGAGCCGGAACAGGCCGACTGGTATCTGGAACAGCCGACCGACGGCGGGAAAAACATCACCTTCTGGCTGACGGACTCGACCGTATGGAAGCGTGATACCCTGCAGATGGAAATCACTTATCCGAAAAGCGATTCCCTGGGTATTCTGCAACCCCAGACAGACACCATTCAGACCGTGTTGCGCCGCCGGGGAGAACAGAAACGCAAGAAGAAAAAGAATGGTGAGCCGGAGATCGTCTTCCTGAACATGACCATCGACGCGCCCGGCGACATGGACCTGTTTGATACCGTCTCGGTGGCATTCGACGAACCACCTATCGAGCTCAAGAAGGAATTCTTCCATCTGGAACAGGAGATCGACTCGGTCTGGACGACTGTCGATTTCGATTTCTATCAGGACTCTATCAACTCACTGGGCTATTATATCCAGCGGAAATGGAAATACGGAGAATCCTACCAGATCAGCGTCGATTCGGCTGCCATCTACAGTCTGTACGGCAAGTGGAACGATAAATTCCAGGCGAAGTTCAAGATCAAGCCTGAAGACAGTTATGGCCATCTCTATATCAACATCATCGGGAACGACACGGTTCCGGCCTATGTCGAGCTGCTGAACTCGAAAGACGAGCCCATACGGAAAGCCACGGTCAAGAACGGCGGCGTCTTGTTCATGGACCTGAAGCCGGACAAGTATTATGCCCGCCTGGTGATGGACGCCAACGGAAACGGAATATGGGACACCGGCAACTATGCCGAGAAACGGCAGCCCGAAGAAGTCTTCTACTGCCCGAAAGTATATACGATCATGCAGAACTTCCAGGTAGAAGAGACGTGGAACATCCGCGAAACGCCGTGGCTGAAACAGAAGCCGCTGGACATCACCAAGAACAAGCCGAAGGAAACGACCAAGAAAAAGCGGGATTACCGGGAAGAAGGACGTAATAAACAATCATCATCATCCAATGGACTGGGCGGTTTCTCTTTCTAA
- a CDS encoding DUF2851 family protein: protein MEQLLHYLWKYRLYRPSGLTTTQGDTLEIIDPGLENTDAGPDFFNAKIRINGTVWAGSVEIHQKASDWLAHGHSADKAYGNVILHVVETDDGTVFRQNGEAIPQLVLPVPEQVIDNMEWLLTRDSPVACLERLPAIDPVFRLQWMDALLAERLERKTDDILRWLDLYQKDWNEVFYILLCRNFGFGVNSDAFERLARSLPLKCILKQRPSASQVEALFLGQAGLLNDSTGNRHHYYRLLQQEYSFLRKKYGLEPLEPHIFRNLRLRPDATPHIKLVELAAIWIRHDTLFSSVLSARTPRELKDFFRVPASAFWDTHYNFLRPSPHRKKQLGENALNMLLINTVVPLMFAYGLYHRMDEHKARALRLLASIPPEQNSIISLFSQVGMKPRNAGDTQALIQLKRNYCEQKKCLYCRLGFQLLKP, encoded by the coding sequence ATGGAACAACTACTTCATTACCTCTGGAAATACCGGCTGTATCGGCCGTCGGGCCTCACCACGACGCAGGGCGATACACTCGAGATTATTGATCCCGGCCTGGAGAACACCGATGCCGGGCCCGATTTCTTCAATGCGAAAATCAGAATCAACGGAACTGTATGGGCCGGCAGTGTGGAGATACACCAGAAAGCGTCGGACTGGCTGGCGCACGGCCACTCGGCCGACAAAGCCTACGGAAATGTCATCCTGCACGTCGTTGAGACAGACGACGGCACCGTGTTCCGCCAGAACGGAGAAGCCATCCCGCAGCTGGTCCTGCCCGTTCCGGAACAGGTCATCGACAACATGGAATGGCTGCTCACCCGCGACAGTCCGGTGGCCTGCCTCGAGCGCCTTCCTGCCATCGACCCGGTGTTCCGCCTGCAATGGATGGACGCCCTGCTGGCCGAACGGCTGGAGCGGAAGACCGACGATATCCTCCGCTGGCTGGACTTGTATCAGAAAGACTGGAACGAGGTGTTCTACATCCTGCTCTGCCGCAACTTCGGCTTCGGCGTCAACAGCGATGCCTTCGAACGCCTGGCCCGCAGCCTGCCCCTGAAGTGCATCCTGAAGCAGCGGCCAAGCGCTTCGCAGGTCGAAGCCCTCTTCCTCGGACAGGCCGGTCTGCTAAACGATTCCACCGGGAACCGCCATCATTACTACCGGCTCTTGCAACAGGAATACAGCTTCCTCCGCAAGAAATACGGGCTGGAGCCACTCGAGCCCCATATTTTCCGGAACCTGCGCCTCCGGCCCGACGCGACGCCCCACATCAAGCTCGTCGAACTCGCGGCCATCTGGATCCGGCACGACACCCTGTTCTCGTCGGTTCTCTCGGCCCGCACGCCCCGCGAGCTCAAGGATTTCTTCCGGGTACCGGCGTCAGCATTCTGGGACACGCACTACAACTTTCTCCGTCCGTCGCCACACAGGAAGAAACAGCTGGGCGAGAATGCCCTCAACATGCTGCTGATCAACACGGTCGTTCCCCTGATGTTCGCCTATGGCCTCTATCACCGGATGGACGAGCACAAGGCACGCGCCCTGCGCCTCCTGGCCAGTATTCCGCCGGAGCAGAACTCCATCATTTCCCTGTTCAGCCAGGTCGGGATGAAACCCCGGAACGCGGGCGACACCCAGGCGCTGATCCAGCTGAAGCGGAACTACTGCGAACAGAAGAAATGCCTGTACTGCCGGTTGGGCTTCCAGCTGCTCAAGCCGTGA
- a CDS encoding alanine/glycine:cation symporter family protein, whose protein sequence is MDLLNDWISSINDVLWSYILIIMLLGCAFWFTIRSRFVQFRMIGEMIRLLGDSPKKADGHEKHISSFQAFAVSLASRVGTGNLAGVATAITVGGPGAIFWMWIIALIGSSSAFVESTLAQLYKRRGKDSFVGGPAYYMEKGLKARWMGILFAVLISITFGFAFNSVQSNTICAAWDKAFGIDPVWMGIILTAVTLLIIFGGIHRIAKVSGVIVPVMALGYIILALGVVLFNLGKLPDVIRLIISNAFGWEQALGGGIGATLMQGIKRGLFSNEAGMGSAPNVAATAHVSHPVKQGLIQALGVFTDTLIICTCTAFIILFSGVSTQTSLNGIQLTQEALTAEVGSAGSVFIALAILLFAFSSIIGNYYYGEANIHFITRRKPVLVAYRLLVAAMVLCGALMSLDLAWSLADIMMGLMTICNLIAISILSRQAFLLLDNYMAQKRKGIKSPVYRKEDIPELEEEAECW, encoded by the coding sequence ATGGACTTATTAAATGATTGGATTAGCAGCATCAACGACGTATTGTGGTCGTACATCCTGATCATCATGCTGCTGGGTTGTGCTTTCTGGTTTACCATCCGCAGCCGCTTTGTGCAGTTCCGGATGATTGGGGAAATGATTCGCCTGCTGGGTGACTCGCCGAAGAAGGCCGACGGGCACGAAAAACATATCTCGTCGTTCCAGGCCTTTGCCGTTTCGCTGGCCAGCCGTGTCGGGACGGGCAATCTGGCAGGTGTGGCCACGGCCATCACGGTAGGCGGTCCGGGAGCGATCTTCTGGATGTGGATCATTGCCCTGATCGGTTCGTCGAGTGCCTTTGTCGAATCTACGTTGGCCCAGCTTTACAAACGGCGGGGAAAAGACTCGTTCGTGGGCGGTCCGGCCTATTACATGGAAAAAGGACTGAAGGCCCGCTGGATGGGCATCCTTTTTGCCGTACTGATATCCATCACTTTCGGTTTTGCCTTTAACTCCGTGCAGAGCAATACGATCTGTGCGGCATGGGACAAGGCTTTCGGCATTGATCCTGTCTGGATGGGAATTATCCTGACGGCCGTGACGCTGCTGATCATCTTCGGCGGCATCCACCGCATTGCCAAGGTGAGCGGTGTGATCGTTCCGGTCATGGCGCTGGGTTATATCATCCTGGCCCTGGGCGTCGTCTTGTTCAACCTCGGGAAACTGCCGGATGTGATCCGCCTGATCATCTCGAATGCCTTCGGCTGGGAACAGGCCTTGGGCGGCGGCATCGGCGCGACACTGATGCAGGGCATCAAACGGGGTTTATTCAGCAACGAAGCCGGTATGGGTTCGGCGCCGAACGTGGCGGCTACGGCCCATGTCTCTCATCCGGTGAAACAGGGACTGATCCAGGCGCTGGGCGTATTTACTGATACGCTGATCATCTGTACCTGCACGGCTTTCATCATCCTGTTCAGTGGTGTCTCCACCCAGACCAGCCTCAACGGCATCCAGCTGACGCAAGAAGCCCTGACGGCCGAAGTCGGATCGGCGGGCAGTGTCTTTATCGCCCTGGCCATCCTGCTTTTTGCCTTCAGCAGCATCATCGGGAATTATTATTACGGCGAAGCGAATATCCATTTCATCACGCGGCGGAAGCCGGTCCTCGTGGCGTACAGGCTGCTGGTGGCGGCCATGGTCTTGTGTGGCGCCCTGATGAGCCTCGACCTGGCCTGGAGCCTGGCCGATATCATGATGGGCCTCATGACGATCTGCAACCTGATCGCCATCTCCATCCTGAGCCGGCAGGCCTTTCTGCTGTTAGACAACTACATGGCCCAGAAACGGAAAGGCATCAAAAGTCCGGTCTACCGGAAAGAAGACATCCCGGAGCTGGAAGAAGAGGCCGAATGCTGGTAA
- a CDS encoding M16 family metallopeptidase encodes MEYTTHTLANGLRMVHLPSESPVAYCGFAVNAGARDEQPSEYGLAHFVEHMIFKGTERHRANYILNRMETVGGELNAYTTKEETFVYSLFMREHFQRAFDLLVDLVFHSTFPEVQIAKETDVIRDEISSYEDSPSELIFDDFENLLFQGHALGHNILGDENCLSAFGPESGRSFMRRFYTPDNMVFFSMGNIPFSKIVKWAEGLMSDIPASANRLSRQKPGPVVPESRLLSKDTHQAHVMIGSRAYSMFDDRRISLFLLNNILGGPGMNNRLNLSLREHNGLVYNVESNIASYTDTGVFSVYFGTDPKNRKRAMHLVHRELDKFRTEKLSERQLEAAKKQALGQLGVSVDNRESLFLNLGKSFLHYNRFDSMEEVFEQIQGVTAESIWQVAGELFDPDRLFTLMYD; translated from the coding sequence ATGGAATATACAACACATACCTTGGCCAACGGACTGCGGATGGTGCATTTGCCGTCGGAATCGCCGGTGGCGTATTGCGGATTTGCCGTCAATGCCGGGGCGCGCGACGAGCAGCCATCGGAATACGGACTGGCGCATTTCGTGGAACACATGATTTTTAAAGGTACCGAACGCCATCGTGCGAACTACATCCTGAACCGGATGGAGACGGTGGGTGGCGAACTGAATGCCTATACGACGAAGGAAGAGACGTTTGTCTATTCGCTCTTCATGCGCGAGCATTTCCAGCGTGCCTTCGACCTGCTGGTCGACCTGGTGTTTCATTCTACGTTTCCGGAGGTGCAGATTGCCAAAGAGACGGATGTGATCCGCGATGAGATCAGTTCGTATGAAGACAGCCCGTCGGAGCTGATCTTCGACGATTTCGAGAATCTGCTGTTTCAGGGCCATGCCTTGGGGCATAACATCTTGGGCGATGAGAACTGCCTGTCGGCCTTCGGCCCGGAAAGCGGCAGGTCGTTCATGCGCCGTTTCTATACGCCGGATAATATGGTCTTTTTCTCGATGGGGAACATTCCTTTCAGCAAGATCGTGAAATGGGCGGAAGGACTGATGAGCGACATCCCGGCTTCGGCCAACCGGCTGTCGCGGCAGAAACCCGGGCCGGTGGTTCCCGAATCGCGGTTGCTGTCGAAAGACACGCACCAGGCGCATGTGATGATCGGCAGCCGGGCGTACAGCATGTTCGACGACCGCCGCATCTCTTTGTTCCTGCTAAACAACATCTTGGGCGGACCCGGCATGAACAACCGCCTGAACCTGTCGCTGCGCGAGCACAACGGACTGGTATATAACGTAGAGTCGAATATAGCTTCGTACACGGATACGGGCGTGTTCAGCGTCTACTTCGGAACCGACCCAAAGAACAGGAAGCGGGCCATGCACCTGGTACACCGCGAGCTGGATAAGTTTCGCACGGAAAAGCTGAGCGAACGCCAGCTGGAAGCCGCCAAGAAACAGGCCCTGGGGCAACTGGGCGTATCGGTTGATAACCGCGAAAGCCTCTTCCTCAACCTGGGGAAAAGCTTCCTGCACTACAACCGTTTTGATTCGATGGAAGAAGTATTCGAGCAGATTCAGGGCGTCACCGCCGAAAGCATCTGGCAGGTGGCCGGCGAGCTGTTCGATCCCGACCGGCTGTTCACCCTGATGTACGACTGA